The proteins below are encoded in one region of Ktedonobacterales bacterium:
- a CDS encoding alpha/beta hydrolase, whose product MSDSLEMGGQSRWIDLPGGRFHYLSWGAARTARPSALLLHGITSDAQSWVRVGPALADRYRVYALDMRGHGQSIKPAPGAYSLRHTADDAAAFIEALNLDHPAVIGHSWGGATAIVLASGAWSQKPIPLLSQVILEDPAHSFGRGDLEERIANYTRDIGRPAQELRVEIAADNPGWTEADIEGKIDALQHVTREAVVSVFSEADQSNELLPLLARIKTPTLVIRADAALGTTLDDADWEQTKHYLPAHSRAVEIAGATHNVHRSSFSPFMQAVNDFLNES is encoded by the coding sequence ATGTCAGATTCCCTGGAAATGGGTGGTCAATCCCGGTGGATTGATTTACCTGGCGGGCGCTTTCACTATCTTAGTTGGGGGGCAGCGCGGACAGCTCGGCCCAGCGCGCTGCTGCTGCATGGCATTACCAGTGACGCCCAGAGTTGGGTGCGCGTTGGGCCAGCACTGGCAGACCGCTATCGGGTCTACGCGCTGGATATGCGCGGTCATGGGCAGAGTATCAAACCGGCGCCAGGAGCCTATAGCTTGCGCCACACCGCCGACGACGCGGCAGCGTTTATCGAGGCGCTGAACCTGGATCATCCAGCGGTGATCGGCCATTCCTGGGGTGGAGCGACGGCGATTGTGCTGGCTAGTGGAGCGTGGTCCCAAAAGCCCATTCCTCTTCTCTCACAGGTGATTCTGGAAGACCCGGCTCATAGTTTTGGTCGGGGTGATCTCGAAGAGCGTATCGCTAATTATACCAGAGACATCGGGCGACCCGCCCAGGAACTGCGTGTCGAGATTGCCGCCGATAACCCTGGCTGGACCGAGGCCGATATTGAGGGCAAGATTGACGCGCTGCAACACGTAACCCGCGAGGCAGTGGTCAGCGTCTTCTCTGAAGCTGACCAGTCGAATGAACTGCTGCCACTGCTCGCCAGGATCAAAACGCCAACCCTCGTGATCCGAGCCGATGCGGCCCTGGGAACGACGCTGGACGACGCTGACTGGGAGCAGACGAAACACTATCTGCCCGCCCACAGCCGCGCGGTCGAGATCGCAGGAGCCACACACAATGTCCACCGCAGCAGCTTCTCGCCCTTCATGCAGGCCGTCAACGATTTCCTGAACGAATCGTAA
- a CDS encoding substrate-binding domain-containing protein gives MTSSSARVGSVCLSPASRVKSPAALQVIHRFPWFFFALLLLPIVAGCGGLPGGIGANATPGSSHLLITSSPALLPLVRTAAALYERQHPEAQIDLRSSENVDGLSDLVHQQADIAATIVYADPAAISAEHMLDQLVCIVPFFIIAHPDVSLPSLSREQIRGIFSTGAITNWKQLGGPDQKLVALMPPLTSDIRFLFREEALGAATEVGTTLPTDSPETLRDMVARTPGSISYLPGPLLNARVRAVAIDGEPATAEQILAGRYAFWSFAHLYTRDTGAAGMQEATGDSGIRALFLHFMQTTSVEQLIQQLGYIPLTEMDGSPISASPAAFTTSA, from the coding sequence GTGACGAGTTCATCAGCCAGGGTCGGCAGTGTATGCCTCTCTCCAGCGAGTCGTGTCAAATCGCCCGCCGCCTTGCAAGTAATACATCGGTTCCCCTGGTTCTTCTTTGCTCTCCTGCTTCTGCCCATTGTAGCCGGATGCGGCGGACTCCCAGGCGGCATCGGCGCGAATGCGACGCCCGGCTCATCGCACCTGCTCATCACCAGTTCGCCCGCGCTGCTGCCTCTCGTCAGAACTGCCGCTGCCTTGTATGAGCGCCAGCACCCGGAGGCGCAGATCGACCTGCGGAGCAGCGAAAATGTTGATGGCCTCAGCGATCTGGTTCACCAGCAGGCTGATATTGCTGCCACTATCGTCTATGCGGACCCTGCCGCCATTTCCGCTGAGCATATGCTTGACCAGCTTGTCTGTATTGTCCCCTTCTTCATCATTGCTCATCCCGATGTGTCGCTGCCTTCGCTCTCACGGGAACAGATTCGTGGCATCTTTTCAACCGGGGCGATTACCAATTGGAAGCAGCTTGGCGGCCCAGATCAGAAGCTTGTGGCGCTGATGCCACCGCTGACCTCTGATATACGGTTTTTATTTCGTGAGGAGGCGTTGGGCGCTGCCACTGAAGTCGGCACTACGCTGCCCACTGATTCCCCGGAAACACTGCGCGATATGGTGGCGCGAACGCCGGGAAGCATCAGCTATTTGCCGGGGCCGCTGCTGAATGCGCGCGTGCGCGCGGTTGCCATTGATGGAGAACCAGCCACAGCAGAGCAGATTCTGGCAGGCCGCTATGCTTTTTGGAGCTTTGCGCATCTGTATACGCGGGATACTGGCGCCGCTGGGATGCAGGAGGCCACAGGGGATAGCGGGATCAGGGCGCTGTTTCTCCACTTTATGCAGACTACATCGGTAGAGCAGCTTATCCAGCAACTTGGCTACATTCCCCTCACTGAGATGGATGGCTCGCCCATATCGGCGTCGCCAGCGGCATTCACCACGTCAGCCTGA
- a CDS encoding O-acetylhomoserine aminocarboxypropyltransferase/cysteine synthase family protein: MPEIDADHRFGFDTLSVHAGQRPDPTTGARAVPIYQTTSYVFDDTDHAAHLFALQRFGNIYTRIMNPTTAAFEERIAALEGGTGALAAASGMAAQMVTMMTLLRPGDEIVSSSSLYGGTHTQFDLTLRTWGIQTHFIDSTDPENYRRAITPRTRVLYGETIGNPRGDVLDVQAVAAIAHEAGIPLVIDNTFATPYLCQPMAYGADIVVHSATKFIGGHGTSIAGVLVESGKFPWDNGKFPHIVDPSPGYHGVRFYETFGDFAFVMKARVETVRDTGACISPFNSFLLLQGLETLSLRMERHCQNALQVAQFLKEHPAVSWVHYPGLSDDPSFGMAQRYLPRGAGSIFTFGVKGGYEAGKAVINQVKLFSHLANVGDARSLIIHPASTTHQQLSAEDQLAGGVTPDLIRVSIGLENIEDILWDLDQALHHASATVQVTVAQSDSTQAVKEGVA; encoded by the coding sequence ATGCCAGAAATTGATGCAGACCACCGCTTTGGCTTTGATACGCTCTCCGTTCATGCCGGGCAGCGGCCTGATCCGACTACCGGAGCGCGAGCAGTGCCTATTTACCAGACTACTTCGTATGTCTTCGATGACACCGATCACGCCGCGCACCTGTTTGCCTTGCAGCGCTTCGGAAATATCTATACACGCATCATGAATCCCACCACCGCAGCTTTCGAGGAGCGCATCGCTGCCCTTGAGGGTGGCACAGGGGCGCTCGCCGCAGCATCGGGCATGGCCGCGCAGATGGTGACGATGATGACGCTTCTGCGCCCTGGCGACGAGATCGTCTCCTCCAGCAGCCTCTACGGAGGCACGCATACCCAATTCGACCTGACGCTGCGCACCTGGGGCATTCAGACTCATTTTATCGACAGCACCGATCCTGAAAACTATCGGCGCGCCATCACGCCGCGCACGCGCGTCCTCTACGGCGAAACCATCGGCAACCCGCGTGGCGATGTGCTCGATGTGCAGGCAGTCGCTGCTATTGCGCACGAGGCGGGCATTCCCCTCGTCATTGATAACACCTTCGCTACGCCGTACCTGTGCCAGCCAATGGCATATGGCGCTGATATTGTGGTCCATTCCGCCACCAAGTTTATTGGTGGGCATGGCACTTCAATCGCGGGGGTGCTGGTCGAGTCCGGCAAGTTTCCCTGGGACAACGGCAAGTTTCCCCACATCGTTGATCCCTCGCCCGGCTATCATGGGGTGCGGTTTTACGAAACGTTTGGGGATTTTGCCTTTGTGATGAAAGCCCGCGTGGAGACAGTACGCGATACGGGGGCTTGTATCAGTCCGTTCAACTCGTTTCTGCTGCTGCAAGGATTGGAGACGCTTTCGCTGCGCATGGAGCGGCACTGTCAGAACGCGCTCCAGGTCGCGCAGTTCCTCAAAGAGCATCCTGCCGTCAGTTGGGTGCATTATCCGGGCCTGTCGGATGACCCCTCCTTTGGGATGGCGCAGCGCTACCTACCGCGTGGCGCTGGCTCCATCTTCACCTTCGGCGTCAAGGGCGGCTACGAAGCGGGCAAAGCGGTCATCAATCAGGTGAAATTGTTTTCGCACCTGGCAAACGTTGGCGACGCGCGCAGCTTGATTATTCATCCCGCGAGTACCACACATCAGCAGCTTTCAGCAGAGGATCAACTGGCAGGTGGCGTAACTCCCGACCTGATTCGGGTCTCGATTGGGCTGGAAAACATCGAAGATATTCTGTGGGATCTGGACCAGGCGCTGCACCACGCATCAGCGACGGTGCAGGTCACTGTGGCGCAGAGCGATTCGACCCAGGCGGTGAAAGAGGGGGTGGCATGA
- a CDS encoding EsaB/YukD family protein has translation MHTLLVTVDYLNDSLDLALSAEAPLSELLPILLEVCGLAQREASSSEEWELTLYGGEALPLTRSLEGCGVFDGTRLVLKRAAAQESTMNLRLPGRVHVFPYPPATSETEGPRVRWIHDDPLNE, from the coding sequence ATGCACACCCTCCTTGTCACGGTGGATTATCTTAACGACAGCCTTGACCTCGCCCTATCCGCAGAAGCTCCGCTGAGTGAGCTGCTCCCCATCCTTCTGGAAGTGTGTGGATTGGCCCAGCGCGAGGCCAGTTCTTCTGAGGAGTGGGAACTTACTCTATACGGGGGCGAGGCGCTGCCTTTGACTCGCTCGCTTGAGGGCTGCGGCGTCTTTGATGGTACGCGCCTGGTACTGAAAAGGGCTGCCGCGCAGGAAAGCACCATGAACCTGCGCCTTCCAGGTCGGGTACACGTATTCCCCTATCCGCCTGCCACTTCCGAAACCGAAGGCCCTCGTGTGCGCTGGATTCACGATGATCCGCTCAATGAGTAG
- a CDS encoding vWA domain-containing protein yields MQERVYIQPATTLTPALIIYLVDASDSMNQMCSDRSKMEVVNKALRLSLRDLWRRSMRDGMPQRRYKIAIFAYSTKVVDVLGGMVDLPELLQYGVPQWSADGVTDMAAAFATVEAFLEKRLAEFQRCPAPLVCHLTDAVFTTTDPSPAISRIQGMRVEDGPVLMEHVYVAERMLRKPIRDWYQWQGVRRASELADKYARFLLGLSSRLPEPYRHNINGYGYHLQPGAMMFFPGIQHDLIRLAFVASIATQIK; encoded by the coding sequence ATGCAAGAGCGAGTCTATATCCAACCGGCCACGACCCTGACCCCCGCGCTCATCATCTATCTTGTAGATGCGAGCGATTCAATGAACCAGATGTGCAGCGACAGAAGCAAGATGGAGGTTGTCAATAAAGCCCTGCGCCTGTCGTTACGAGATCTCTGGCGGCGTTCGATGCGCGATGGAATGCCCCAGCGCCGCTACAAAATTGCCATCTTCGCCTACAGCACGAAGGTGGTTGACGTGCTCGGGGGCATGGTAGACCTTCCCGAACTGCTTCAGTATGGCGTGCCACAATGGAGCGCCGACGGCGTGACCGATATGGCCGCTGCCTTCGCTACAGTAGAGGCGTTCCTCGAAAAGCGGCTCGCCGAGTTTCAGCGTTGCCCGGCGCCGCTTGTCTGCCATCTAACCGACGCCGTTTTTACCACGACCGATCCATCACCAGCCATCAGCCGCATTCAAGGAATGCGCGTCGAGGACGGCCCGGTGCTGATGGAACACGTCTATGTCGCCGAGCGTATGCTGCGCAAACCGATCCGAGACTGGTATCAGTGGCAAGGGGTTCGCCGCGCGAGCGAGTTAGCCGATAAGTACGCCAGGTTTCTGCTCGGCCTTTCTTCGCGGCTCCCGGAGCCTTATCGCCATAACATCAATGGCTATGGCTATCATCTTCAGCCGGGCGCCATGATGTTCTTTCCTGGTATCCAGCACGATCTCATTCGGCTCGCCTTCGTTGCTTCTATCGCCACACAGATCAAATGA
- a CDS encoding peptide ABC transporter substrate-binding protein: MHKKTLFATEALLILGLLSLLLTACGSPSGSAAKQILNMPNIGTQDIKTMDPATVTDLNSAQAIELAFSGLVSLDPKTLQVIPDIATSWDVSNGGKTYTFHLQSGVKFSNGDAVDADTFAYSIDRALDPATKSNIATLYLGHIIGANDRNAGKIPTIIGNGVKAVDPLTLQINLDSPIGFFLQTMTYPTSWAVDKNVVQQYGANWWEDHAVGTGPFILQKWQHKIQLTFVQNPNWYGKKLTLTEVDMPMIADTDTAFKRFQAKQADVDNGVDSANYPIAKALGSSQFFEGPALSIGYLSPNSAVAPFDNLTVRQAFAEAVDRDTIANQLLRGFVLPSDHIVPQGMPGYNANLKGLSFDPKDAKDKLTSVYPDVSKMPAVTLEYPKVADNDKVAAKLQQDFQTYLGVHINLNAVDFEQLIPDVYTNKVQFYFLGWIADYPDPQDWTSLQFVKGSPNNTMNFENPQVDQLVAQADVEQDQAMRISLYNQAEELAVDGVAWIPISQGKNVYTFQTYVKGFVQDAGGLTPDNVWPNISIAAH, translated from the coding sequence ATGCACAAGAAAACCTTGTTCGCCACTGAGGCGCTCCTCATTTTGGGGCTGCTGAGCCTGCTTCTTACGGCATGTGGCTCACCGAGTGGCAGCGCGGCCAAGCAGATCCTCAATATGCCTAATATTGGGACGCAGGACATCAAAACGATGGACCCCGCCACAGTGACCGACCTGAACTCTGCCCAGGCCATTGAGTTAGCTTTTAGTGGGCTGGTGAGTCTGGACCCAAAGACCCTGCAAGTCATCCCGGACATTGCCACGAGTTGGGACGTTTCCAATGGCGGCAAAACCTACACCTTCCACCTGCAAAGCGGCGTCAAGTTCTCTAATGGCGATGCGGTGGATGCCGACACCTTTGCCTACAGCATTGACCGCGCGCTGGACCCGGCCACCAAGTCGAACATCGCTACCCTCTACCTGGGTCATATCATTGGCGCCAATGATCGCAACGCTGGCAAAATCCCAACGATCATTGGCAACGGCGTCAAGGCCGTTGACCCACTGACACTCCAGATCAATCTGGATTCCCCCATCGGCTTTTTCCTGCAAACCATGACCTACCCCACTTCCTGGGCCGTGGACAAGAACGTCGTCCAGCAGTATGGCGCAAACTGGTGGGAGGACCATGCAGTCGGTACCGGACCCTTCATCCTCCAGAAATGGCAGCACAAGATCCAACTGACCTTCGTGCAGAACCCCAACTGGTACGGCAAGAAGCTCACGCTGACCGAAGTTGATATGCCGATGATCGCCGACACCGACACAGCCTTCAAGCGCTTCCAGGCCAAACAGGCTGATGTTGATAACGGCGTGGACTCGGCAAACTATCCCATAGCCAAGGCGCTGGGTTCCAGCCAGTTCTTCGAAGGCCCGGCTTTGTCCATCGGCTACCTCTCCCCGAACAGCGCCGTTGCCCCCTTCGATAATCTGACGGTGCGCCAGGCGTTCGCCGAAGCAGTAGACCGTGACACTATCGCCAATCAGTTGCTCAGAGGATTTGTTCTCCCCTCCGATCATATCGTGCCGCAAGGCATGCCGGGGTACAATGCGAATCTGAAGGGCTTGTCCTTCGATCCCAAGGACGCCAAGGACAAGCTGACCTCGGTCTATCCTGATGTAAGCAAGATGCCAGCAGTCACGTTGGAGTATCCCAAGGTGGCGGATAATGATAAGGTGGCGGCGAAACTCCAGCAGGACTTCCAGACCTACCTGGGGGTGCATATCAACCTGAATGCGGTGGATTTCGAACAACTCATCCCCGATGTCTACACCAACAAGGTGCAGTTCTACTTCCTCGGCTGGATCGCCGACTATCCCGACCCCCAGGACTGGACCTCGTTACAGTTTGTCAAGGGATCGCCCAACAACACGATGAACTTCGAGAATCCACAGGTCGATCAACTCGTCGCGCAGGCCGATGTGGAGCAGGATCAGGCAATGCGTATATCGCTCTACAACCAGGCGGAAGAGTTGGCCGTCGATGGGGTGGCCTGGATTCCCATCAGCCAGGGCAAGAACGTCTACACGTTCCAGACCTATGTGAAGGGCTTTGTTCAGGATGCAGGTGGACTGACTCCCGACAACGTCTGGCCGAATATCTCTATTGCAGCCCATTGA
- the eccCb gene encoding type VII secretion protein EccCb, whose protein sequence is MPGLIFHRPARSYPDRLPTDEIVIAAPPILPQSQSGGFSWMQLLVPLLSSVGFLAFAFIYPDPIFILVAAFMVVAMFSGAALMQFVQRRTTRVQVKANRSKYLRYIQQQRIWLHEVAQRQQQLMNRLHPPLATLAACVERREYLWERRITDADFLQVRLAADVAPLCCPLTIEQDKNPLAEYDRDCLTEARLLLAKYSQVENVPLVSPLSTLGALVMTGNRPRVRALLRSMLCQVAAFQAPDDVRVIAYFPIEAAQEWSWLKWLPHTRLFRQFKSARQQDIEPLCLLADALDDFQEILTSQLVPELERRRKFNADPNAPTGSAVRPHFIVLLDGYSPDSPLAHLPAIHELFTDAARLGVTILCLVHDAADEPPILQARLQVSEMGWFSYEETAPEGRRFAGLSADFADVATCERIARSLTPLVLGEKGKQQDLSQEVRLLPLLGHAFADDLAASDTWHARSRSELLRVPFGIGAAGEPVILDIKEAAEGGMGPHGLIIGATGSGKSELLRTIVTSLAITHDPETLNFVLADFKGGASFADLAGLPHVAGLITNLQSDLTLIDRMRAALSSEQERRQQMLREAGNLDNIQQYHARRQIFPGMEPMPYLMIVVDEFAELLANRPEFLELFVAIGRVGRSLGMHLLLATQRLGEGRIQGLEGLLRYRICLRTFSVLESAAVLDTPDAFYLPSFPGIGYFKVDTTIYEQFKSALISAPYSPGGMNGIEQAPVQRFSPTGKLVPYVRALPQNGGSAVGALQKAGDESLHTDMDVVITHLIARQTQQQKVAVHQVWLPPLASYLTLGEVFSMQSASKIEAPSRKPLPRPDLLQVPIGIVDMPALQKQEPLLLDFSGAGGHLAIVGAPQTGKSTFLQTLITAFGVTHTPYEVQFYCIDLGGGQLRLLEHLPHVGSVCDKTERDKVRRLIRQIRMIIEERMYLFREARIDTIMTLRSRRQAGEFQDMPFGDVFLVIDDFAHFQQEFEDLEIELFEVATAGLTYGVHLVFASNRWSDIRSKLRDSLGARLELRLNDPLESEVSKAAALSLPAGAPGRGLLKNGLHFQVAVPRFGSGAIVQAQPLSEAVETLVHALRQEWRGVSAPLIRMLPALVTQHDLPAPGTDQRSGVPVGLEELELQPVYIDLLDDNPHFLILGDAQCGKTSLLHAWMLGLQHRYTPDQVQFIIVDYRRKLLSLAKSAHLFAYAYTPSLLKECIERLKVELEKRVLSAANLSLEELHQPARWTGPHYILFIDDYELLTTPSGNPLLPLVELIGQGRDIGLHVVLARRVGGALRSGMEPIYQRIKEMGSPGFIMDGDPQEGPLLGTQRATTLPPGRGYLVRRGHRPALVQIICLEPGVLAGQGSQNGDKMEQNP, encoded by the coding sequence ATGCCTGGTCTTATCTTTCACCGTCCAGCACGAAGCTACCCTGATCGCCTGCCCACAGATGAAATCGTCATCGCGGCCCCACCCATCCTGCCACAGTCACAGAGCGGCGGGTTTTCCTGGATGCAGTTGCTTGTTCCCCTGCTGAGTTCGGTAGGTTTCCTGGCCTTTGCTTTCATCTATCCAGACCCCATCTTTATTCTGGTCGCTGCCTTTATGGTGGTGGCTATGTTTAGCGGCGCTGCACTGATGCAATTTGTGCAGCGGCGAACCACGCGGGTCCAGGTCAAGGCCAATCGCAGTAAATATCTTCGCTACATTCAGCAGCAGCGCATCTGGCTGCACGAAGTTGCCCAGCGCCAACAGCAGCTGATGAACCGGCTCCATCCACCGTTAGCAACCCTGGCCGCCTGTGTCGAGCGGCGCGAATACCTCTGGGAGCGCCGCATCACGGATGCCGATTTCCTCCAGGTGCGTCTGGCCGCCGACGTAGCGCCGCTGTGCTGCCCTTTGACCATCGAGCAGGACAAGAATCCCCTGGCGGAGTACGACAGGGATTGTTTGACAGAGGCGCGCTTGCTGCTGGCAAAGTACAGTCAGGTAGAAAACGTACCCCTGGTGTCGCCCCTGAGTACCCTTGGCGCGCTCGTCATGACCGGCAACCGTCCACGAGTACGGGCGCTCTTGCGCTCTATGCTGTGCCAGGTTGCTGCTTTTCAAGCTCCCGATGATGTTCGCGTGATCGCCTACTTTCCCATCGAGGCTGCGCAGGAATGGTCCTGGCTCAAGTGGCTGCCGCATACCCGCCTGTTCCGCCAATTCAAGTCAGCCAGGCAGCAAGACATCGAGCCATTGTGCCTGCTGGCAGATGCCCTCGACGATTTTCAGGAAATCCTGACTTCGCAATTGGTTCCAGAACTTGAGCGCCGCCGCAAGTTCAATGCAGACCCGAACGCGCCAACTGGAAGCGCCGTCAGGCCGCATTTCATCGTCTTGCTTGACGGCTACTCGCCCGATAGCCCCCTGGCACACCTGCCTGCCATTCATGAATTGTTCACTGACGCGGCCCGCCTGGGGGTCACGATCCTTTGTCTGGTCCATGACGCAGCCGATGAGCCGCCAATCCTTCAGGCGCGCCTCCAGGTTTCGGAGATGGGCTGGTTTTCCTATGAGGAGACCGCGCCAGAAGGGCGACGCTTTGCGGGTCTTTCCGCCGACTTCGCTGACGTGGCAACCTGCGAGCGGATCGCCCGTAGTCTGACGCCACTGGTCCTCGGAGAGAAAGGGAAGCAGCAGGATCTCTCTCAAGAAGTCCGTTTGCTCCCCCTCCTGGGTCACGCCTTCGCTGATGACCTGGCCGCGTCAGACACCTGGCACGCCCGCAGCAGGAGCGAACTGCTGCGCGTTCCCTTCGGCATTGGCGCAGCCGGAGAGCCGGTGATTCTGGACATCAAAGAGGCTGCCGAGGGCGGGATGGGGCCACACGGCCTCATCATCGGCGCGACAGGCTCTGGCAAGAGTGAACTGCTGCGCACCATCGTCACCAGCCTGGCGATTACCCATGATCCCGAAACTCTCAACTTCGTCCTGGCAGATTTCAAAGGCGGCGCTTCCTTTGCTGACCTGGCCGGACTTCCGCATGTCGCTGGCCTGATTACCAATCTTCAGAGCGATCTCACCCTGATAGACCGGATGCGCGCCGCGTTAAGCAGCGAGCAAGAACGCCGCCAGCAGATGCTCCGCGAAGCCGGAAACCTGGATAACATCCAGCAGTACCACGCGAGACGGCAGATCTTTCCTGGCATGGAGCCGATGCCTTATCTCATGATTGTCGTGGACGAGTTTGCCGAACTGCTTGCCAATCGCCCGGAGTTTTTGGAACTCTTTGTGGCGATTGGGCGCGTAGGCCGCAGCCTGGGTATGCACCTGCTGCTGGCGACGCAGCGGCTTGGAGAAGGGCGCATTCAGGGGCTGGAGGGACTCTTACGCTATCGCATTTGCTTGCGCACCTTCAGCGTTCTGGAAAGCGCCGCCGTCCTCGACACCCCTGATGCCTTTTATCTGCCCTCCTTTCCCGGCATCGGTTATTTCAAGGTTGATACAACTATCTACGAGCAATTCAAATCGGCGCTGATCTCTGCTCCCTATTCCCCCGGCGGCATGAACGGAATCGAGCAGGCGCCTGTACAGCGGTTCTCACCCACAGGAAAACTGGTACCCTATGTCAGAGCATTGCCCCAAAATGGCGGCAGCGCCGTTGGCGCGTTGCAAAAAGCCGGGGATGAGAGCCTGCATACAGATATGGATGTGGTCATTACGCATCTTATTGCCCGGCAGACCCAGCAGCAGAAGGTAGCCGTCCATCAGGTATGGTTGCCACCGCTGGCATCGTACCTCACCCTGGGCGAAGTCTTCTCTATGCAGAGCGCGAGCAAAATAGAGGCGCCTTCCAGAAAGCCTCTTCCCCGACCCGATCTGCTTCAGGTTCCCATCGGCATTGTTGATATGCCTGCTCTGCAAAAGCAGGAGCCGCTGCTGCTGGATTTCTCAGGGGCTGGCGGGCACCTTGCCATTGTCGGCGCTCCTCAGACGGGGAAGAGTACCTTTCTCCAGACCTTGATTACCGCCTTTGGGGTGACTCATACCCCCTATGAGGTTCAGTTCTATTGTATTGACCTTGGCGGCGGTCAACTGCGCCTGCTGGAACATCTGCCCCACGTCGGCAGCGTCTGCGATAAGACGGAAAGGGATAAAGTCCGGCGGCTTATTCGCCAGATCCGCATGATTATTGAAGAGCGCATGTATCTGTTCCGCGAAGCGCGTATTGATACCATTATGACCCTGCGTTCACGCCGCCAGGCGGGCGAGTTTCAGGACATGCCATTTGGTGACGTGTTTCTCGTCATTGATGACTTTGCCCACTTCCAGCAGGAGTTTGAAGACCTTGAGATTGAACTCTTTGAGGTAGCCACGGCTGGTCTGACCTACGGTGTGCATCTCGTCTTTGCCAGCAATCGCTGGAGCGACATTCGCTCAAAACTCCGCGATTCCCTCGGCGCTCGCCTCGAACTCCGGCTTAACGATCCGCTGGAGTCTGAGGTGAGCAAAGCCGCCGCCCTCTCTCTACCCGCCGGGGCGCCTGGACGTGGCCTGCTGAAAAATGGCCTCCACTTTCAGGTAGCGGTCCCCCGGTTCGGGAGCGGCGCAATCGTACAAGCACAGCCGTTGTCTGAAGCAGTGGAAACGCTGGTACACGCGCTGCGCCAGGAGTGGAGAGGCGTTTCAGCGCCCCTTATCCGCATGCTGCCCGCGCTCGTCACCCAGCATGATCTTCCGGCTCCTGGGACCGATCAGCGATCAGGCGTCCCCGTTGGGCTGGAGGAGCTTGAACTCCAGCCGGTATACATTGACCTGCTGGATGACAACCCGCACTTCCTCATTCTTGGTGACGCGCAGTGCGGCAAGACCTCGCTACTCCATGCCTGGATGCTCGGATTGCAGCATCGCTACACCCCGGACCAGGTACAGTTTATCATCGTTGATTATCGCCGAAAATTGCTCAGCCTGGCTAAAAGCGCGCATCTCTTTGCTTACGCCTACACCCCATCCCTGTTGAAAGAGTGTATCGAACGCCTCAAAGTCGAGCTTGAAAAGCGCGTACTCTCGGCGGCCAATCTCTCGCTTGAAGAACTCCATCAACCTGCCAGATGGACCGGCCCCCACTACATCCTCTTCATTGATGATTATGAACTCTTGACAACCCCATCGGGCAATCCCTTGCTCCCGCTGGTAGAACTCATCGGCCAGGGACGCGATATAGGGCTGCACGTCGTTCTTGCGCGCCGCGTCGGCGGCGCCTTGCGCTCAGGCATGGAGCCAATATACCAGCGCATCAAAGAGATGGGGAGTCCGGGTTTCATTATGGACGGCGATCCCCAGGAAGGCCCCCTGCTGGGAACGCAGCGCGCCACCACGCTCCCTCCGGGGCGCGGCTATCTTGTTCGCCGGGGACATCGCCCGGCGCTTGTTCAGATCATCTGCCTGGAGCCTGGAGTCCTGGCAGGGCAAGGCAGCCAGAACGGTGATAAGATGGAGCAGAATCCGTAA
- a CDS encoding CoA-binding protein, whose amino-acid sequence MSTTKQAAGNLTPDMYERLKLLRQYRHIAIVGISADQYRPSHFVAIYMLAEGYDIILVNPAHAGQTILGKKVYASLKEAKEAGETIEIVDVFRKPEAILPIAEEAIQIGARVLWLQLGIRNDEAGERAREAGLIFVQDRCIKMEHARFFGGLHTVGLNTGVILSHKL is encoded by the coding sequence ATGAGTACCACTAAACAGGCTGCTGGCAATCTTACGCCGGATATGTACGAGCGGCTCAAGTTGCTGCGGCAGTATCGGCATATTGCCATCGTCGGAATCTCGGCAGACCAGTATCGGCCCAGCCATTTTGTAGCGATCTACATGCTGGCAGAGGGCTATGACATCATCCTCGTTAACCCGGCCCATGCCGGACAGACCATCCTGGGCAAAAAGGTGTATGCCTCGTTGAAGGAGGCCAAAGAAGCAGGCGAGACCATCGAGATCGTGGATGTCTTCCGTAAGCCGGAAGCGATCTTACCGATTGCGGAAGAAGCCATACAGATCGGGGCCAGGGTGTTATGGTTGCAACTGGGCATTCGCAATGATGAAGCAGGCGAGCGAGCGAGAGAGGCCGGGCTGATTTTTGTCCAGGACCGCTGTATCAAGATGGAACACGCTAGATTTTTTGGAGGGCTGCATACCGTTGGATTGAACACAGGGGTGATCCTGTCACATAAGCTCTGA